A genomic window from Fusarium falciforme chromosome 2, complete sequence includes:
- a CDS encoding UBC core domain-containing protein produces the protein MSAKVPRNFRLLEELEKGEKGLGAEACSYGLEDPEDLLMSNWNGTILGPPHSVHENRIYSVKMHCGPEYPDLPPTIQFVSQVNLPCVNPTNGVVDPSQLPCLAQWKRENTMETILIELRRYMASSHNKKIPQPPEGSTYS, from the exons ATGTCCGCCAAGGTTCCTCGCAACTTCCGcctgctggaggagctggagaagggtGAAAAGGGTCTCGGCGCCGAGGCCTGCAGTTACGGTCTTGAGGATCCCGAGGATCTTCTCATGAGCAACTGGAACGGCACCATCCTCGGTCCCCCTCAT TCCGTCCACGAGAACCGCATCTACAGCGTCAAGATGCACTGCGGCCCCGAGTACCCTGACCTCCCTCCCACGATCCAGTTCGTCAGCCAGGTCAACCTGCCCTGCGTCAACCCAACCAACGGTGTCGTCGATCCCAGCCAGCTGCCCTGCCTCGCCCAGTGGAAGCGAGAGAACACCATGGAGACGATCCTCATTGAACTGCGACG ATACATGGCCTCTTCCCACAACAAGAAGATCCCCCAGCCTCCCGAGGGCTCTACCTACTCGTAA
- a CDS encoding SEC63 domain-containing protein — translation MASQAQPNLTPSSSAEAQQPQPTASQGSHEIQLRYKLAPLTFKTLCTIQSHPTRSDILKKACFATEFRSFPIKRGETAFCRAINDTTGIPYPISENLSQPWHKVFLLVQLNMSRAPWPNKLSGPARKELNQELRRMYSALDSVLRCLVDILGERGDGKGVRTALDVLRSVKANVWEGSDNELLQVEGIGAVKKERLVKAGIKSIRKLAKLEFYHVERLLSRNPPFGQTMLHQLAGFPVLTLDFEIVSQYNPSAKSSGESGQGCAEQQTDKPLWIARAILGFTNKETPIWNSSTPWLSLVVEGKDGRLVWFWRGSAKRLVGSKEMIIGLAAEEGEELKIVLACEEIVGTMTQMNVAV, via the coding sequence ATGGCGAGTCAAGCCCAACCAAACCTCACcccgtcctcctcagccgaggctcaacaacctcaaccaACAGCATCACAAGGGTCACACGAGATCCAGCTGCGCTACAAGTTGGCACCCTTGACATTCAAGACGCTCTGTACCATCCAAAGTCACCCCACTCGCTCAGACATTCTCAAGAAGGCTTGCTTTGCGACCGAATTTCGTTCGTTTCCGATCAAAAGAGGCGAGACTGCTTTTTGTAGAGCCATCAACGACACCACCGGTATTCCCTACCCGATCTCCGAGAACCTCTCTCAGCCATGGCACAAAGTTTTCCTTCTCGTTCAATTGAATATGTCAAGAGCACCCTGGCCCAACAAGCTCTCTGGACCAGCTCGGAAAGAGCTCAACCAGGAACTTCGCCGTATGTACTCAGCTCTTGACAGCGTGCTGAGATGCCTTGTGGATATACTGGGAGAACGTGGCGACGGAAAGGGGGTACGAACAGCTCTCGACGTGTTGAGGAGTGTCAAGGCCAACGTCTGGGAAGGGAGCGACAACGAGCTGTTGCAGGTTGAGGGCATTGGTGCCGTGAAAAAAGAACGACTTGTGAAGGCTGGCATCAAAAGCATCAGAAAGCTGGCCAAGCTCGAGTTTTACCACGTTGAGCGTCTTCTCAGCCGGAATCCGCCCTTTGGCCAAACAATGCTGCACCAACTGGCGGGGTTTCCTGTCCTTACGCTGGACTTTGAGATTGTCAGCCAATACAACCCTTCAGCAAAATCATCGGGCGAGTCTGGTCAAGGCTGTGCTGAGCAACAAACTGACAAACCGCTTTGGATTGCTCGAGCCATCCTTGGCTTCACAAACAAGGAGACACCAATCTGGAACAGCAGCACACCATGGCTATCGCTAGTGGTTGAGGGGAAAGATGGACGACTTGTCTGGTTCTGGCGAGGCAGTGCAAAAAGGCTTGTGGGGAGTAAGGAAATGATTATCGGGCTGGCCGCGGAGGAGGGCGAAGAACTTAAGATTGTGTTGGCATGTGAGGAAATTGTCGGGACCATGACACAGATGAATGTTGCGGTGTGA
- a CDS encoding Pectate lyase B, protein MKFLGLLNLVALVSAVPTPTIKDEAGNVLAKRASITESCNIGYATQNGGTTGGNGGSVTTVSSLAQFSAAAESTGKKVIYVKGTISGAAKIRVKSDKTIVGAAGATLDGVGLYINKQSNVIVRNLAIKNVKASSGDAIGIQASKNVWVDHCDLSSNKDNGKDYYDGLLDITHASDFITVSNTFLHDHYKASLVGHSDSNSKEDTGKLHVTYANNYWYNVNSRAPSVRFGTVHIFNNYYLDIGATGVNSRMGANVLVESTTFENAKTALTSVDSKTTGKITAKDVSLGGAASNAPAGSMSSKDIPYKYTLVGSGKAKSAVYGTAGQTLKL, encoded by the coding sequence ATGAAGTTCCTCGGtcttctcaacctcgtcgCGCTCGTCAGCGCCGTTCCCACCCCCACCatcaaggatgaggctggcAACGTCCTCGCCAAGCGTGCCTCCATCACTGAGAGCTGCAACATCGGTTACGCCACTCAGAACGGCGGTACCACTGGTGGAAACGGCGGCTCTGTGACCACCGTCTCCTCCCTTGCCCAGTTCAGCGCTGCCGCTGAGTCCACTGGCAAGAAGGTCATCTACGTCAAGGGCACCATCTCTGGCGCTGCCAAGATCCGCGTCAAGTCTGACAAGACCATTGTCGGTGCTGCCGGTGCCACCCTCGACGGTGTCGGTCTGTACATCAACAAGCAGTCCAACGTCATTGTCCGCAACCTTGCCATCAAGAACGTCAAGGCCAGCAGCGGTGACGCCATCGGCATCCAGGCTTCCAAGAACGTCTGGGTCGACCACTGCGACCTCTCCTCCAACAAGGACAACGGCAAGGACTACTACGATGGTCTCCTCGACATCACCCACGCCTCCGACTTCATCACCGTCTCCAACACCTTCCTCCACGACCACTACAAGGCCTCGCTTGTCGGCCACTCTGACAGCAACTCTAAGGAGGACACTGGCAAGCTCCACGTCACCTACGCCAACAACTACTGGTACAACGTCAACTCGCGTGCCCCCTCTGTCCGATTCGGCACCGTccacatcttcaacaactACTACCTTGACATTGGTGCCACTGGTGTCAACTCTCGCATGGGTGCCAACGTCCTTGTTGAGTCCACCACCTTCGAGAACGCCAAGACTGCCCTCACCTCCGTCGACTCCAAGACCACTGGCAAGATCACCGCCAAGGACGTCTCCCTGGGTGGTGCTGCTTCCAACGCTCCCGCTGGTTCCATGTCTAGCAAGGACATCCCCTACAAGTACACTCTTGTCGGcagcggcaaggccaagagcgCCGTCTACGGCACTGCTGGCCAGACCCTCAAGCTCTAA